A region from the Silene latifolia isolate original U9 population chromosome 7, ASM4854445v1, whole genome shotgun sequence genome encodes:
- the LOC141589871 gene encoding uncharacterized protein LOC141589871 produces MDYQFLLLNLCGLFVVDDNGVDDDDLTKLVMELGVPSISNVHLVKDRGNSFFREGNFVLAARHYIQAIKLVCFLGLPPAHDQPVATSLCLSLVLNLAVCELKLSQYNRVCCYCSFVLSFDPTNVKALYRRGLAFKHLNLLSEAIDDFEHAVKFEPQHSDVNWELLSVADLLLLNVNGKRVAFPFNPLSSDKKGRNLC; encoded by the coding sequence ATGGATTATCAATTTCTTCTTCTTAATCTTTGTGGTTTGTTTGTTGTGGATGATAATGGGGTCGATGATGATGACCTTACTAAGTTGGTTATGGAATTGGGGGTACCATCCATTTCCAATGTCCATTTGGTGAAAGATAGGGGCAACTCTTTTTTCAGGGAAGGGAATTTTGTTTTGGCTGCTCGTCACTACATTCAAGCTATTAAACTCGTTTGTTTCCTAGGCCTTCCACCCGCGCATGACCAACCCGTAGCCACTTCCCTCTGCCTCTCCCTTGTCCTAAATTTAGCTGTTTGTGAGTTGAAGTTGTCCCAGTATAATCGGGTTTGTTGTTACTGCTCTTTCGTCTTATCCTTTGATCCGACCAATGTTAAGGCCCTATATCGTAGGGGCCTGGCTTTTAAGCATTTGAATCTTCTCTCCGAGGCTATTGATGACTTTGAACATGCTGTAAAATTTGAACCGCAACACAGCGATGTTAATTGGGAACTCCTTTCTGTGGCTGACCTCTTACTTTTAAATGTTAATGGGAAACGGGTCGCTTTTCCTTTTAACCCTTTGAGCTCAGACAAGAAAGGTAGAAACCTTTGCTAG